Proteins from a genomic interval of Longimicrobium sp.:
- a CDS encoding NUDIX hydrolase, with protein sequence MTEPSSHLSAASATRRATGDPNVFLIPEEHLPAGFAAKVEAGGFVPAPTRPAATVLLARDSDDGPELLLMRRSKRSGFAADAWVFPGGVVDDEDRDPAVMERLDGPTPMQWAERLGLTDPAEALAYVVAAVREAFEETGILLARVSDDATNPGGALSNIDVARRALLSSVVDLRQIFITRNLRMAGDELLYLAHWITPEPEPRRYDTRFFLARVDAEAVCTPHEEELTESVWLTARGAVHYFELGSLKMLPPTVHTLRRLAGYGTVGEIFAALADAPVPAILPVMRRVADGVAIEIPPEARL encoded by the coding sequence GTGACCGAGCCGTCTTCGCACCTGTCCGCCGCCTCAGCGACCCGCCGCGCCACCGGCGACCCGAACGTGTTCCTGATTCCGGAGGAGCATCTTCCGGCGGGTTTCGCGGCCAAGGTGGAAGCGGGCGGCTTTGTTCCGGCACCCACGCGGCCGGCCGCGACCGTGCTGCTGGCGCGCGACTCGGACGACGGCCCGGAGCTGCTGCTGATGCGCCGCAGCAAGCGCAGCGGCTTTGCGGCGGACGCGTGGGTGTTTCCCGGCGGCGTGGTGGACGACGAAGACCGCGACCCGGCCGTAATGGAGCGTCTGGATGGCCCCACGCCCATGCAGTGGGCCGAGCGCCTGGGGCTTACCGACCCGGCCGAGGCGCTGGCCTACGTGGTGGCGGCCGTGCGCGAGGCGTTCGAGGAAACGGGGATCCTGCTGGCCCGCGTGTCGGACGACGCCACCAACCCGGGCGGGGCGCTCTCGAACATCGACGTGGCGCGGCGCGCGCTGCTCAGCAGCGTGGTAGACCTGCGGCAGATCTTCATCACCCGCAACCTGCGGATGGCGGGAGACGAGCTGCTGTACCTGGCGCACTGGATTACCCCCGAGCCGGAGCCGCGGCGCTACGACACGCGCTTCTTCCTGGCCCGCGTGGACGCCGAGGCCGTCTGCACTCCGCACGAGGAGGAGCTGACCGAAAGCGTCTGGCTGACGGCCCGCGGCGCGGTGCACTACTTCGAGCTGGGCTCGCTGAAGATGCTGCCGCCCACCGTGCACACCCTGCGGCGCCTGGCCGGCTACGGAACCGTCGGGGAAATCTTCGCCGCCCTGGCGGATGCCCCGGTGCCCGCCATCCTTCCCGTGATGCGGCGGGTGGCGGATGGAGTGGCCATCGAGATTCCTCCCGAGGCCCGGCTGTAG